A single genomic interval of Pan paniscus chromosome 18, NHGRI_mPanPan1-v2.0_pri, whole genome shotgun sequence harbors:
- the GPRC5B gene encoding G-protein coupled receptor family C group 5 member B isoform X2 encodes MFVASERKMRAHQVLTFLLLFVITSVASENASTSRGCGLDLLPQYVSLCDLDAIWGIVVEAVAGAGALITLLLMLILLVRLPFIKEKEKKSPVGLHFLFLLGTLGLFGLTFAFIIQEDETICSVRRFLWGVLFALCFSCLLSQAWRVRRLVRHGTGPAGWQLVGLALCLMLVQVIIAVEWLVLTVLRDTRPACAYEPMDFVMALIYDMVLLVVTLGLALFTLCGKFKRWKLNGAFLLITAFLSVLIWVAWMTMYLFGNVKLQQGDAWNDPTLAITLAASGWVFVIFHAIPEIHCTLLPALQENTPNYFDTSPPRMRETAFEEDVQLPRAYMENKAFSMDEHNAALRTAGFPNGSLGKRPSGSLGKRPSAPFRSNVYQPTEMAVVLNGGTIPTAPPSHTGRHLW; translated from the exons ATGTTCGTGGCATCAGAGAGAAAGATGAGAGCTCACCAGGTGCTCACCTTCCTCCTGCTCTTCGTGATCACCTCGGTGGCCTCTGAAAACGCCAGCACGTCCCGAGGCTGTGGGCTGGACCTCCTCCCTCAGTACGTGTCCCTGTGCGACCTGGACGCCATCTGGGGCATTGTGGTGGAGGCGGTGGCCGGGGCGGGCGCCCTGATCACACTGCTCCTGATGCTCATCCTCCTGGTGCGGCTGCCCTTCatcaaggagaaggagaagaagagccCCGTGGGCCTCCACTTTCTGTTCCtcctggggaccctgggcctctTCGGGCTGACGTTCGCCTTCATCATCCAGGAGGACGAGACCATCTGCTCCGTCCGCCGCTTCCTCTGGGGCGTCCTCTTTGCGCTCTGCTTCTCCTGcctgctgagccaggcatggCGCGTGCGGAGGCTGGTGCGGCATGGCACGGGCCCCGCGGGCTGGCAGCTGGTGGGCCTGGCGCTGTGCCTGATGCTGGTGCAAGTCATCATCGCTGTGGAGTGGCTGGTGCTCACCGTGCTGCGTGACACGAGGCCAGCCTGCGCCTACGAGCCCATGGACTTTGTGATGGCCCTCATCTACGACATGGTACTGCTTGTGGTCACCCTGGGGCTGGCCCTCTTCACTCTGTGCGGCAAGTTCAAGAGGTGGAAGCTGAACGGGGCCTTCCTCCTCATCACAGCCTTCCTCTCTGTGCTCATCTGGGTGGCCTGGATGACCATGTACCTCTTCGGCAATGTCAAGCTGCAGCAGGGGGATGCCTGGAACGACCCCACCTTGGCCATCACGCTGGCGGCCAGCGGCTGGGTCTTCGTCATCTTCCACGCCATCCCTGAGATCCACTGCACCCTTCTGCCAGCCCTGCAGGAGAACACGCCCAACTACTTCGACACGTCGCCGCCCAGGATGCGGGAGACGGCCTTCGAGGAGGACGTGCAGCTGCCGCGGGCCTATATGGAGAACAAGGCCTTCTCCATGGATGAACACAATGCAG ctctcCGAACAGCAGGATTTCCCAACGGCAGCTTGGGAAAAAGACCCAGTGGCAGCTTGGGGAAAAGACCCAGCGCTCCGTTTAGAAGCAACGTGTATCAGCCAACTGAGATGGCCGTCGTGCTCAACGGTGGGACC ATCCCAACTGCTCCGCCAAGTCACACAGGAAGACACCTTTGGTGA
- the GPRC5B gene encoding G-protein coupled receptor family C group 5 member B isoform X1, with product MCAVGVVAILRRDPREGCTDWTCVFRGAKEAGVGPSVRKRTTTSGRWAVRREKSVSRRNLPGGGLAVCVRLGVYRGVGDFERHRAGSILSASWTWCWCVSGKLLLMNSPWSVAWGQEGFCAGTPGSRYLPRMFVASERKMRAHQVLTFLLLFVITSVASENASTSRGCGLDLLPQYVSLCDLDAIWGIVVEAVAGAGALITLLLMLILLVRLPFIKEKEKKSPVGLHFLFLLGTLGLFGLTFAFIIQEDETICSVRRFLWGVLFALCFSCLLSQAWRVRRLVRHGTGPAGWQLVGLALCLMLVQVIIAVEWLVLTVLRDTRPACAYEPMDFVMALIYDMVLLVVTLGLALFTLCGKFKRWKLNGAFLLITAFLSVLIWVAWMTMYLFGNVKLQQGDAWNDPTLAITLAASGWVFVIFHAIPEIHCTLLPALQENTPNYFDTSPPRMRETAFEEDVQLPRAYMENKAFSMDEHNAALRTAGFPNGSLGKRPSGSLGKRPSAPFRSNVYQPTEMAVVLNGGTIPTAPPSHTGRHLW from the exons ATGTGTGCGGTAGGGGTGGTGGCGATCCTGCGTAGGGACCCACGTGAGGGGTGCACCGACTGGACGTGTGTGTTTCGAGGGGCCAAGGAAGCGGGTGTTGGTCCCAGTGTGCGCAAACGGACAACGACATCTGGGAGGTGGGCagtgaggagagagaagagtgtgtCCAGGAGGAACCTGCCTGGAGGAGGCCTAGCGGTGTGTGTGCGCCTAGGTGTATACCGGGGCGTTGGTGACTTCGAGAGGCACCGGGCGGGATCGATCCTCTCTGCGTCCTGGACCTGGTGCTGGTGTGTTTCGGGGAAGTTACTGCTTATGAACTCACCTTGGAGCGTGGCCTGGGGGCAGGAAGGCTTCTGCGCTGGGACCCCTGGGTCGCGATACCTCCCTCG AATGTTCGTGGCATCAGAGAGAAAGATGAGAGCTCACCAGGTGCTCACCTTCCTCCTGCTCTTCGTGATCACCTCGGTGGCCTCTGAAAACGCCAGCACGTCCCGAGGCTGTGGGCTGGACCTCCTCCCTCAGTACGTGTCCCTGTGCGACCTGGACGCCATCTGGGGCATTGTGGTGGAGGCGGTGGCCGGGGCGGGCGCCCTGATCACACTGCTCCTGATGCTCATCCTCCTGGTGCGGCTGCCCTTCatcaaggagaaggagaagaagagccCCGTGGGCCTCCACTTTCTGTTCCtcctggggaccctgggcctctTCGGGCTGACGTTCGCCTTCATCATCCAGGAGGACGAGACCATCTGCTCCGTCCGCCGCTTCCTCTGGGGCGTCCTCTTTGCGCTCTGCTTCTCCTGcctgctgagccaggcatggCGCGTGCGGAGGCTGGTGCGGCATGGCACGGGCCCCGCGGGCTGGCAGCTGGTGGGCCTGGCGCTGTGCCTGATGCTGGTGCAAGTCATCATCGCTGTGGAGTGGCTGGTGCTCACCGTGCTGCGTGACACGAGGCCAGCCTGCGCCTACGAGCCCATGGACTTTGTGATGGCCCTCATCTACGACATGGTACTGCTTGTGGTCACCCTGGGGCTGGCCCTCTTCACTCTGTGCGGCAAGTTCAAGAGGTGGAAGCTGAACGGGGCCTTCCTCCTCATCACAGCCTTCCTCTCTGTGCTCATCTGGGTGGCCTGGATGACCATGTACCTCTTCGGCAATGTCAAGCTGCAGCAGGGGGATGCCTGGAACGACCCCACCTTGGCCATCACGCTGGCGGCCAGCGGCTGGGTCTTCGTCATCTTCCACGCCATCCCTGAGATCCACTGCACCCTTCTGCCAGCCCTGCAGGAGAACACGCCCAACTACTTCGACACGTCGCCGCCCAGGATGCGGGAGACGGCCTTCGAGGAGGACGTGCAGCTGCCGCGGGCCTATATGGAGAACAAGGCCTTCTCCATGGATGAACACAATGCAG ctctcCGAACAGCAGGATTTCCCAACGGCAGCTTGGGAAAAAGACCCAGTGGCAGCTTGGGGAAAAGACCCAGCGCTCCGTTTAGAAGCAACGTGTATCAGCCAACTGAGATGGCCGTCGTGCTCAACGGTGGGACC ATCCCAACTGCTCCGCCAAGTCACACAGGAAGACACCTTTGGTGA